A genome region from Macrobrachium rosenbergii isolate ZJJX-2024 chromosome 42, ASM4041242v1, whole genome shotgun sequence includes the following:
- the LOC136827630 gene encoding uncharacterized protein, with protein MKEELISAVHRRQPIWDPRHHQHKDRNVIKKLWVEIGSELEFNDINELRSKWRGMRDYYVKELKKIPKPRSGNSSSAKTHSSWPHFRQMSFLNDILLTRDRAADIAPSPGQNDSEVDAHHSSEKYPSDTRHGRTTRNDRVLDEPQLERNESPGPSQIMPQDDDDDDDEEEEEEGARKVQKEFVPNSKQVLQQCACSSSGRKRTAKRKLDDDYRKELITLESKNSNYWQRKCMKMMKICSISGVCCRTSGHCPEIGRCF; from the exons ATGAAGGAGGAATTAATTAGCGCTGTGCACCGGCGACAGCCAATATGGGATCCCAGACATCACCAACATAAAGATCGGAATGTGATCAAGAAATTGTGGGTGGAGATTGGTTCAGAACTGGAGTTCAATGATATCA atgaaCTGAGGTCGAAGTGGCGAGGAATGCGAGACTACTACGTTAAGGAgctgaaaaaaattccaaagcctcGTTCAGGAAATTCAAGTAGCGCCAAAACACACTCAAGCTGGCCACATTTTCGTCAGATGTCGTTTTTGAATGACATTTTGTTAACCCGTGATCGAGCCGCTGACATCGCACCATCACCTGGGCAAAATGATAGCGAAGTTGATGCCCATCATTCTTCTGAGAAGTATCCCAGTGACACAAGGCATGGAAGAACAACTCGTAATGATCGCGTTCTTGATGAACCACAACTAGAGCGAAACGAGAGCCCAGGACCAAGTCAGATCATGccacaagatgatgatgatgatgatgatgaggaggaggaggaggaaggagctcGGAAGGTGCAAAAGGAGTTCGTTCCGAATAGCAAGCAGGTGCTTCAGCAGTGTGCATGTAGCAGCAGCGGAAGAAAACGAACGGCAAAACGAAAATTAGATGATGATTATCGGAAGGAATTGATCACACTTGAAAGCAAAAACTCGAATTACtggcaaagaaaatgtatgaagatgatgaagatctGCTCTATTTCCGGAGTTTGTTGCCGGACTTCCGGTCATTGCCCAGAAATAGGAAGATGTTtctaa